A region of Esox lucius isolate fEsoLuc1 chromosome 3, fEsoLuc1.pri, whole genome shotgun sequence DNA encodes the following proteins:
- the fuz gene encoding protein fuzzy homolog — protein sequence MMLQQTGSVQLLCLTANSGVPLFTRGACKQLPFSIIGSLNGVHMFGAGQGVVLGGCETDRGGRVVWRVFQDSVMLIAVSAGRHAQQGSGSGDSGEGDFQMRRLLENVWSCMVLVLGQDELVSVRNVERLKRDLRSCYRLIDQLLEGVQGQQSTMGDLTHCGDCLLPTNPALLQEALDGFTQAAESEFGCLMVHGRIAAATDKWWRLAPQEVVLLSALARTLSGSASCDFPVFLPQGSPNVAHRLLRFQLLLGADVCVLCGPSPTLNRAESELVGRFWSPVVEALRGTLAVGERCLPGSVTLRPDVLAVLLINRESRRSVSCVKTVSAHPSPHPCSPPLPSKTRCWELLRLFFTFSATRYFPLEETPPTLALTPGQNGHGEDTESLQEDFVLGFFHQPLQCYLVTDECKCYGLQTGQHQLYLLTPLSVPTFALRSVATETLSALTAAKGF from the coding sequence ATGATGCTCCAACAGACTGGCTCCGTGCAGCTCCTCTGCCTCACGGCCAACAGCGGCGTTCCCCTCTTCACCCGGGGAGCCTGCAAGCAGCTTCCTTTCTCTATCATCGGCTCGCTGAATGGGGTGCACATGTTTGGAGCGGGCCAGGGGGTGGTGCTGGGAGGCTGTGAGACGGACCGTGGGGGCAGGGTGGTGTGGAGGGTGTTTCAAGACAGCGTGATGCTCATCGCGGTGAGTGCCGGCAGGCACGCCCAGCAGGGAAGCGGTAGTGGTGATTCAGGGGAGGGAGACTTTCAAATGCGCCGCCTGCTGGAGAATGTGTGGAGCTGCATGGTCCTGGTACTGGGCCAGGATGAACTGGTCAGCGTGAGGAATGTGGAGCGGTTGAAGAGGGACCTGCGCTCCTGCTACCGCCTCATCGATCAGCTCCTGGAAGGGGTACAGGGACAGCAGAGCACTATGGGGGACCTGACGCACTGTGGTGACTGCTTACTGCCTACTAACCCTGCCCTGCTCCAGGAGGCCCTGGATGGATTCACCCAGGCTGCAGAAAGTGAGTTTGGCTGCCTGATGGTCCATGGGCGGATAGCAGCAGCCACGGACAAATGGTGGCGTCTCGCCCCACAGGAAGTGGTCTTGCTGTCTGCCCTGGCCCGCACCCTCTCTGGCTCAGCGTCCTGCGACTTCCCGGTATTCCTACCCCAGGGAAGCCCCAACGTGGCTCATCGCCTGCTCCGCTTCCAGCTGCTCCTGGGggcagacgtgtgtgtgttgtgcggCCCTAGTCCCACCCTGAACAGGGCTGAGAGCGAGCTTGTTGGGCGCTTTTGGTCTCCTGTCGTAGAGGCCCTGAGAGGCACCCTGGCCGTGGGGGAGCGCTGCCTGCCAGGCTCCGTGACCCTCCGCCCTGacgtcctggctgtgctgcTCATCAACAGAGAGTCCCGTCGCTCAGTCTCCTGTGTGAAGACAGTCAGCGctcaccccagtcctcatccCTGTAGCCCTCCCCTGCCATCCAAAACACGCTGCTGGGAGCTTTTAAGGCTGTTCTTCACTTTCAGCGCCACTCGCTACTTTCCCCTGGAGGAGACTCCACCCACCCTGGCCCTGACTCCAGGGCAGAACGGCCACGGTGAAGACACGGAGTCCCTCCAGGAGGACTTTGTCCTGGGCTTCTTCCACCAGCCCCTGCAGTGCTACCTGGTAACCGATGAGTGTAAGTGTTACGGCCTGCAGACCGGCCAGCACCAGCTCTACCTACTCACCCCTCTCTCAGTGCCCACGTTCGCTCTACGCTCCGTGGCTACAGAGACCCTTTCCGCCCTCACTGCAGCCAAAGGGTTTTAG